A segment of the Thermoanaerobacterales bacterium genome:
CCGGATACTTCCTGGTCGCCGGTAAAGAGGCATATAGCTCCGTCAGGCGCTTGCGCTTGAAGGCCCTCACCATAACTTCGCCTTCGGGGTTTACGTCGAATGTCAGTTCGTCGCCCGGTTGCAGGTTAAGCTTACGTCGA
Coding sequences within it:
- a CDS encoding AbrB/MazE/SpoVT family DNA-binding domain-containing protein codes for the protein MLRARVTSKGQITIPVTVRRKLNLQPGDELTFDVNPEGEVMVRAFKRKRLTELYASLPATRKYPGKEQVRKEVAARLARGSRSSKGKEE